In the Leptolyngbya sp. SIO1E4 genome, one interval contains:
- a CDS encoding lysophospholipase, translating to MPTVRAPQFSFPETQPVRSTAARQRPASGAQLYRQRQLALQAGRLYTRLAPSQFSSQWSQATRQPTYQDWLRLLAREAEAAAAGQGNNRLEIVLGDSFGLWLPPDTLPRDRLWLNQSISGDTTAGILRRLSNFSRARPMTIHLMAGANDLKNGVPEAETVNNLHLMVQRLRRQHPQAQIVVYSVLPTRWAAIGNDRVRSLNTQIAALATQPAVEYRDLHGQFRDQQGNLRADLTTDGLHLNARGYALWQRAILASAG from the coding sequence ATGCCGACAGTGCGGGCACCCCAATTCAGTTTTCCAGAGACGCAACCCGTTCGTTCTACGGCGGCTCGACAGCGACCTGCTTCGGGGGCTCAACTCTATCGCCAACGGCAGCTAGCACTTCAGGCTGGACGGTTGTATACCCGGTTAGCCCCGAGTCAGTTTTCTTCACAGTGGAGTCAAGCAACTCGGCAACCAACCTATCAAGATTGGTTAAGGTTACTGGCCCGGGAAGCTGAGGCGGCAGCGGCAGGCCAGGGCAATAACCGTTTGGAAATTGTGCTCGGCGATTCTTTTGGGTTGTGGCTCCCGCCAGATACCCTGCCCCGCGATCGCCTGTGGTTAAACCAAAGTATTTCTGGGGATACCACGGCTGGTATTTTACGGCGCTTATCCAATTTCTCGAGGGCCCGCCCGATGACGATTCATCTGATGGCGGGGGCGAATGACTTAAAAAATGGCGTGCCTGAGGCCGAGACTGTTAATAACCTGCATCTGATGGTGCAGCGTTTGCGACGACAGCATCCCCAGGCGCAGATTGTGGTGTATTCTGTGCTGCCAACTCGCTGGGCGGCTATTGGCAACGATCGCGTGCGCTCTCTCAACACCCAAATTGCTGCGCTGGCGACTCAACCCGCTGTGGAATATCGAGATTTGCATGGGCAGTTTCGAGATCAGCAAGGTAACCTGCGGGCGGATCTGACAACCGATGGCCTGCACCTGAATGCCCGTGGTTACGCGCTTTGGCAACGGGCGATTCTAGCCAGCGCTGGGTGA
- a CDS encoding alpha-amylase, with amino-acid sequence MAEINGVMMQYFHWYVPSGGTLWKTVQQNAQALAQAGFTALWLPPAYKGMSGAYDVGYGVYDMFDLGEFNQRDTIPTKYGTKQAYLDAIQALHTVNIQVYADAVLNHRMGGDNPETFKATPFPQENRLQPKGSLQEIKSYTHFHFPSRQGKYSTFEWHWYHFDAVDYNAYNPDDRSTVYLVEDHQFDDYVALEKGNFAFLMGCDLDFQNEWVRGEVTHWGKWYLDTTGVDGFRIDAIKHISSWFFPEWLDTLEQHAGKDLYMVGEYWVPNLESLLWYIDAVGGRMAVFDVCLHYNFHYASKAGGHYDMRRILDGTVMQHRPTHAVTFVENHDSQPLQALESPVESWFKPLAYALILLRSEGYPCVFYADYYGADYEDYGKDGNKYPIHMTSHRWLIDKFLQARRDYAYGPQYDYFDHFNTIGWTRLGNDAHPKAMAVILSDGPAGNKWMEVGKPHATFIDITEHITEPVYTNEHGWAEFHCRGGSVSVWVQQ; translated from the coding sequence ATGGCTGAAATTAACGGTGTAATGATGCAGTACTTCCACTGGTATGTCCCCTCCGGTGGCACCCTTTGGAAAACCGTGCAGCAAAATGCACAAGCCCTCGCCCAGGCAGGTTTTACTGCTCTGTGGTTGCCCCCTGCCTATAAGGGCATGAGCGGCGCATATGACGTGGGTTATGGCGTGTACGACATGTTCGATCTGGGAGAATTTAACCAGCGAGACACAATTCCCACTAAGTACGGCACCAAGCAAGCGTATCTCGATGCCATTCAAGCTCTACACACCGTAAACATTCAGGTTTATGCCGATGCTGTCTTAAACCATAGGATGGGGGGAGATAACCCAGAAACATTTAAGGCAACGCCCTTTCCCCAAGAAAATCGCTTGCAGCCTAAAGGCTCCCTTCAAGAAATTAAAAGCTACACCCACTTCCATTTTCCGAGCCGTCAGGGTAAGTACTCCACCTTTGAATGGCACTGGTATCACTTTGATGCCGTTGACTACAACGCTTACAATCCGGACGATCGCAGCACAGTGTATCTCGTAGAAGATCACCAATTTGACGACTACGTCGCGCTGGAAAAGGGTAACTTTGCCTTCTTAATGGGCTGCGACCTAGATTTTCAAAATGAGTGGGTACGTGGAGAGGTTACCCACTGGGGAAAATGGTACCTCGACACAACCGGCGTAGACGGGTTCCGCATTGACGCCATTAAACATATTTCTTCCTGGTTTTTTCCAGAATGGCTCGACACCCTTGAGCAACACGCTGGGAAAGACTTGTACATGGTAGGCGAATATTGGGTGCCCAATTTAGAAAGCCTACTCTGGTATATCGACGCAGTTGGTGGTCGCATGGCCGTCTTTGATGTCTGCCTGCACTACAACTTCCACTATGCAAGCAAAGCAGGTGGTCACTATGACATGCGCCGCATTCTGGACGGAACGGTGATGCAACACCGTCCGACCCATGCAGTCACCTTTGTTGAAAACCACGATTCACAACCGCTGCAGGCTTTAGAGTCACCCGTCGAGTCGTGGTTTAAGCCATTAGCCTATGCCTTAATTCTGTTGCGCAGTGAGGGGTATCCCTGTGTCTTCTATGCCGACTACTACGGAGCTGACTACGAAGACTATGGCAAGGATGGCAACAAGTATCCGATTCATATGACTTCGCACCGTTGGCTCATTGATAAGTTTCTCCAGGCTCGTCGCGATTATGCCTATGGCCCCCAATATGATTATTTCGACCACTTCAACACCATTGGCTGGACACGGTTAGGCAATGACGCTCATCCCAAAGCCATGGCAGTCATTCTCAGTGATGGGCCAGCCGGAAACAAGTGGATGGAGGTCGGCAAACCCCACGCAACTTTCATCGATATCACAGAACACATTACGGAACCGGTTTACACCAATGAACATGGCTGGGCAGAGTTTCACTGTCGAGGGGGCTCCGTTTCAGTATGGGTACAACAGTAG